A genome region from Fibrobacter sp. UWR4 includes the following:
- a CDS encoding glycosyltransferase family 2 protein, with product MKITLITSCFNREKTIAGAIRSVLSQDYDNIEYIIVDGKSRDSSFEVIKEAVKDNPHNFEIKIVSEPDHGMYEAINKGIRMATGDVIGLVHSDDFLYDNNVVSQIVKRFDETSADFVYGDGIFVQENNTSKIVRRWISGWYARFKVRLGWLPLHPTCYIKREMMDHEGLYDESYRIAADTDLLVRYLYYGFGYDQQGNKRKLKVAYLRRFVVKMRMGGLSTDPLKRKQMWNEDIRVYRGHGFFPAILIKILKMTWKVPQFVMAKIKGV from the coding sequence GACTATGACAACATTGAGTATATCATTGTTGATGGCAAATCAAGGGATTCCTCCTTTGAAGTGATAAAGGAGGCTGTCAAGGATAACCCTCATAACTTTGAAATCAAAATTGTTTCCGAACCTGATCATGGTATGTATGAAGCCATCAACAAAGGTATCCGCATGGCTACTGGTGATGTAATTGGATTGGTTCACTCTGATGATTTCCTGTATGACAATAATGTTGTTTCTCAAATTGTCAAACGATTTGATGAAACTTCAGCTGATTTTGTTTATGGGGATGGAATTTTTGTCCAAGAAAACAATACTAGTAAAATTGTCCGTAGATGGATAAGTGGATGGTATGCTCGATTTAAGGTTCGGTTAGGCTGGTTGCCGTTACATCCTACTTGTTACATCAAACGTGAAATGATGGACCATGAAGGTCTGTATGATGAGTCTTATCGCATTGCTGCGGATACAGATTTGTTAGTTCGTTATTTATATTACGGATTTGGGTATGATCAGCAAGGAAATAAAAGAAAACTAAAAGTTGCATATCTTCGCCGTTTTGTTGTAAAAATGCGAATGGGTGGATTGTCCACGGATCCCCTAAAGCGTAAGCAAATGTGGAATGAGGACATACGAGTTTACCGAGGTCATGGTTTTTTTCCGGCCATTTTGATAAAAATTTTAAAAATGACATGGAAAGTTCCTCAGTTCGTAATGGCAAAAATAAAAGGTGTATAG